The stretch of DNA CCCAAGGTTCTGAAGGTAGGGGAGCTTTTCAATAATACCCCTGAGATCGCCGAAGCCATCTCCGTTGGAGTCCTTAAAGCTTCTTGGATAAATCTGATATACAACGGAATTCTTCCACCAATCTTTCATTTCTTATGTCTCCTTTATTTTGCATTGAGCAGATATTTATAATCCGTATTTGCCGCTTATTTATATCCCGTCAGATACTCTTCAACTGCCCTTTTTACGATCAGTTATTTCAATATAACTTTTTTCAGGTTTTTTATAGGCGGACCACCCGAGGTCCGCCTTTTCATAGTTCTGATCTTTATCCTTAAGGTTTATGCAATTCCAAGAAGAGAGAGAATGATACTAAGGATGATAACACCGATGATCAGAACTGTGATGCTGATATTTTTCTTTTTCAGCAGATAGTAGCACAGAAGAGTCAGTCCAAGAGGAACGATGCCGATAAAAATCTGGTCCAGCATGTTCTGGAGGTTCAGAACAGATTCCCCCTTCATGGTAAGCTCATAAGTAGAATTAAAGGTTACCATGCTGGCAGTCATGCCGCCGACCATGATCAGACCTACTATGCTGGCAGCCTTTGTCAGGATATTCATAAGACCGCTTGCATAAACCTTCTGGATGTATTCGGAACCAAGCTTGTAGCCCAGGAATGTTCCATAATATTTCACAAGAATAGACGGAATGTTGAAAAGAAGCAGGAACACGATCGGTGCCAGAACGTTTCCGGATGCACCAAGACCTACTGCGATCCCGGCCGCGATCACACGGAGAACGCCCCAGAAAATGGAATCACCGATGCCGGCCAGAGGTCCCATCAGAGAGGATTTGACTGCATTGATAGAGCTTGCATCAAAATCCTTCTGCTCGCTGTTTTTCTTCTCCATGGAAGCTACAAGACCCATAATGAAAGTGGAACAGGTGATGGTTGTATTGAAATAGGACATACTTCTTGTGAGGGCTGCTTTTTTGCCCTCCTCATCGTTTTTGTAAAATTTGTTGATAAACGGCATCAGGGAATAACAGAAACCGGAAGCTCCCTGTTTTGCCGGGCTTACTGCCGCATACAGAGTGAAGGAACGCCAGAACGCTTTTCTCAGCATTTTTCTTTCATCTGCAGGAATGGATTTCGTTAAATTACTCATGAGAAAAATTCCTCCTCTTCTTCATCAAGATATTCGTCAGAACCACCGGCTGGTGAAGCTGCCACTCTCTGTGCCGCAAGCTGGTTCAGCTTGTAATCGTTCATACCAATGGAAATGGCAATGATCACACCGATCACGGCAAGGGCGATCAGCGGAAGCTTTAAGTATGCTGCAAGAACAAAGCCCAGGAAATAAAACATACAGATCTTGTTGTCCCAGAGCATCTTCATCAGCATTGCCATACCTACTGCCGGAAGAAGTCCGCCGCAAACTGTCAGACCATTCATAACAACATCCGGGATGGCATCCAGAAGTGCGCTGACTGCGTCAGATCCGAACAGGATCCCGAAGAATGCAAACAGAGAATATAAAAACCAGTTTACAGCCCAGAGCCCATAGTGAAGAGCAACGATCTGTTTTTCTTTTCCTTCTGCTGCCAGGCGGTCAAAGGTTTTTGCAAACATACCTACAATAAAGATATAAAGAACTGTTTTGATCTGAAGACCAAGGATACCGATAGGAAGTGCCAGTGTCAGGGCAACCTCAGAGCCTTTGCCAAGCATGATGGCAAAAGCAGTTCCTACAGCTGTGGCGATTCCGGGCTCTGCCGCAGAAGCACCGCCGATATTTACAACTCCCATGAATACAGCTTCCAATGAAGCTCCGATGATAACTCCTGTATGAAGATCTCCAAGCAACAGACCTACCAGCGGTCCGATGACGATCGGACGGTTCAGCATGGTAAATCCGATCAGCTCTGCACCGCCGACACAGATAAATACGGCAAGTGCTACAAGAAATGCATTTAACATTTTTTTCTTTCCTCCCTTTTTTGTGCTACGTTTTATTTATTCAGTGGATGTCAGTCAAGCTTGTCCAGTACATCCTTCACAAGCTTCTGCTCATCATTGGGTACCTGCTGCATACAGGCCTTCGGATCAAGAGCCACCAGCTCTTTCAGTGCCTGCTGTTCTGCTTTTGTCAGCATGATAGTCGGGGTCAGGACAAGCTTCTCGGAAACATCGATTCCATCAAAACGTCCCGTATTTCCTACATTGAGGAATCCGATCTCACCAACACTTTGTCTTATCTTCAGAGCATCCTTTACCGTTCTTGTCAGAACCAGAATACGCATCCTGGATGCCTTCGGATTGTTTAAAATACGAATGGCTTCATCCACCGGTTTGATCAGCGATTTGATTCCGCCCGGTACGGCCATTTTCAATGCCATCTTCTGGGTGTTATCGTTAGCTGCCTCGTCGTTAGCTACCACGATTCCCTGTACAGCCAGCTGTTTGGTCCAGGTCATGGCAACCTGTCCGTGGATCAGACGGTCATCTACACGAAGTGCGGTGATCTTTGCTGTGGAATTGTCATAGGACTGGGGAGCCAGAGCTTTTTTCGGTGCGGATTTTTTTGCATACGATGCAGCACCTTCTGAAATCTGCGCAGTATTTTCGATACCCTGTGCAGTATCTTCTTCAGCATTTTTTTCAGATGTGGATTTCTTTCCACCGCCAAGGTCTACCATCTGAAGCTCTTCTCTGGCATCATCGATGAACTCCTGGATCTCCTCCTCTGTCACATCGTCATCTGCCATCATGACCTGCATCAGGACCGGAAGGTTGGTTCCTGTGATCAGTGTGACATTTTCTTTCTGGCTGTATCCCAGAAGCTTCTGATTTACGCTTCCTCCCATCAGATCTGTGAAAACGAAAATCCTGTCGTTTTCATGCTGTGCGAAATATTCTTCAAACTTTTTCTCCACATTGTCTTCCGGTGTCACATATGCGTCGATGGTTGTGATCTCATCCATTTTTCCAACGATCAGCTCTGCTGTATAACGAATGCCGGAGGCCATTTTTCCATGTGTGGCGATCAGAATCTGTTTCATCTGGTATTCACTCCTTCTGTACTTTTTCCCTTTGGTTATGTACCTAACCTTTATGTTCACACTATAGCATCAAAGTTAGGCTGTGTAAATAGGTTATGTACATAACCTATTATTGCAACAAGTTCAAAATCATGGTTTTGTGCAGGTTTCACATAGAACAGCAAATGCTTATTATCCACATCTTCAGCACGGACCTACACAGGATAACTCTTTTACGATTTCAGGTAAATTTACAAAAAGCCGAAAATACTCTGACTGTCAGACACTGACAGTTCCCGTATATTTCGGCTTTTGATATCTTTATATCTCAGATTCTCTGTACTCTTACTATATTGAAAGTCCCGATTTTCTATTTTTCACAGTTCTGCAGTGACTTCTCGTATCTACCCCCTGATCAGATCAGGTACATTCTCTGCAGACTTACTTTTCCTCATGCTGCGGCTGTACAGATCTCCTGGGGATCAGCGTGACCGGAAGCATGATCTCATTTTCACGCTCTTTTTCCACTCCATTGATCCGTTCCATTAGAATTTCCACTGCAAGAGACGCCTTCTGCTCCACATTCTGGCTGATAGTAGTCAGACGAGGCACGGAAAATTCCGCATAGCTGATGTTATCGTATCCTGCAATTCCGATCTCCTCCGGAATCTTTACTCCACGACTGCTGAAAAAGCTGATAGCCTCCAATGCATAGAGGTCCGACAGGAAAAACAGTGCGGCCTTTGGTTTTTTCCGCTGGAGCAGCCACGCATAGCTTTCTTTTCGTTTGGCGTAGTTCATTCCAAGAGCAGTAAACTGCACCTTCTGCTTTTTCTTTGCAAAATCCTTCGCCGCCCGCTGAGCGCCCATGTAACGAAGATGATCCACACCATTATCACGGCCTGCACAAACCTGGATATGCTCATAGCCGCATTCCAGAAGATATTTTGTCATGAGATAGCCGCCACTTTCGTCGTCCAGTCCGATATTCAGGACATGGTTTTCCTGGCCTGCATCAAGCTCACCGTATGCATCAATAGAAACGATCGGTTTGTTGATCAGCTGATAGATTTTTTCGCAGTTGCTTTTGCTGAAGGAAATGGCAATAACACCATCTACATCCCAACCCATGACCATCTGGAATATCTTATCTGTATCCTTTGCAGAATACAGCATCAGATAATATCCCAGTTCCTGCACGTATTTCTCGATAAAACCGATGATCTTTCCATAAAAAGGATCTCCGATGATAGAATCCTTGAAGTCTTTATGATAATTGATCACAACTGCGATCAGCTGGGATTTTTCTTTATTCAGAACTCTCAGTCCCATTTTCTGGACATACCCCATCTCCCGGATAAGATTCTCGATCTTCTGAATATTGGCAGGAGATACTTTTTTTGTTTTTCCATGTATGACGTTGGAAACAGTTGTTGTACTCACGCCTGCTCTTTGCGCGATTTCCTTAATCGTTGCCATTATCTTTCCTCCAGAGATATTTCTGTGCGGAAGCCACTGCATTGGCTCCGTCTGAAACAGCAGTTACTATCTGGCGAAGTGCCTTGGTACGAATATCCCCCGCTGCAAAAACCCCAGGTGCGCTGGTAACACCCTCTTCTCCTGCACATATATATCCATTTTCATCCAGCTTGAGCTGGTCCTTTACAAGTGTCGTATTAGGAACGATCCCCACAGCAATGAAAACACCTTCTGCGGTCAATTCCCTCTCTTCATTTGTTTTTATATTACGGATCTTAAGACCGGTCACTTCATCCTGTCCCAGGATCTCAAGGGGAACACTGTCCCACACCATTTCTATATTCTCACAGGCAAAGACTTTCTCCTGAAGTGCCTGATCTGCTCGAAGCGCATCACGGCGATGAACAAGATATACCCTTTCACAGAGGCCGGAAAGAAAAACTGCATCCTCTGCTGCCACGTTTCCTCCCCCCACTACCACTGCGGTCCGATCCTTATAAAAAGCTCCGTCACAGGTAGCGCAGTAGGAAACACCAAGGCCGCTCAGATCATCCTCTCCCGGGATATCCAGCTTCCGGTGCTCTGCCCCAAATGCAAGGATCAGGGCTTTCGCCTGATATTCATGCTTTTTTGTACGAATCGTCTTGATCTCTCCGGAAATATTTTCCAGGGAAAGGATCTTCTCTCGCTGCGGTTCCAATCCCAGCTTCCGGGCATGCTCCCCGAAGGCTTCTCCGAGATCCATGCCCGACATCCCCGGCATTCCCGGATAATTATCCACCTCATAGGTAGCTGTGACCTGGCCGCCCGGTGCAAAGTTTTTATCGATCCATATGGTATTTAACCTGGCCCTGGACGCATAGATCGCCGCCGTGATCCCTGCCGGGCCTCCGCCTAAAATTGCAAGATCATAAATATCACTCATGTTATTTCTCCATTTTTGTATATTTCCGCTCACATAATATCATAGATTCCGTAATTTTCCAATATGATAGAACAAAGCGCCACTCTGAAAGGACGTTACTGTTTGCTTCGAGACCATCAGCACTCTCCACATGGCATATGTCTGTAAACAGTAACGAAAGACTGTCGTATGTCTCTTAAAATCAGGAAAAATAAATCTCCTATTTTCATCACTCTGCTTCTTATCCTGGCACTTCTCACCGGCCTTACTGCCGGTTATTTTTCCGCTCACGGGATCACAGAAAACGGAAAATTCGAAGCTTTTTCCAGAAAAGTTTTTCAAAATGAAGTTTCCGGCAGCACCCTTACCCTCCATTATACCCTGGCACATCCGGGAAAACAGGGCATCCGGCGAAAAAAAGCTTCTCTTGGCACTATCCCCACAGATATGAAAAATACATACCAGATCTGCAGCCAGTACGAAAAAAAACTGAAATCCTTCCGCTACAGCCGTCTTTCCACGGAAAATCAACTGACACTGGACTCCATGCTCCTCTATTACCACACAGAAAAATCACTGGGTGACAATTATCTGCTTCAGGAACCCCTTGGTCCAAGTCTTGGTATTCAGGCTCAGCTTCCGGTGCTTCTGGCGGAATATGCCTTTTATGAAGAACGTGATATCACCGACTATCTCACTCTTCTCACCACCATCCGCCCATACTTTCGGAGTATCCTGGAATTTGAGAAAAAGAAATCCGAAGCTGGTTTTTTTATGAGTGATACCACGCTGGACCGGATCCTGGCACAATGCAGTTCTTTTATCCGAAACCCCGACAACAGCTATATGCTGAATATCTTTCAGAAAAAACTCTCCGAATACGGAAAGCTTTCCGTGTCAGAGCAGAACGCTCTGATCCTGACTCACCAAAATCTTATGAAAACAGAAGTCATCCCAGCCTATCAGGAACTTATGACCGGTCTGGAAGCTTTACGCGGCACAGGAAAAAACACTCGTGGCCTGACTTATTTCAAGGGAGGAAAAGCCTACTATCTCTATCTTCTTCAGAGTCAGACCGGCTCTTACGTTCCTGTAAAGCAAATGGAAAAACGACTCTCCAGACAGCTTTCCGACGAGATCGGCATCGCAGGAACCATGCTTCGACAAAACCCAGAGCTTCTGACTACTCTCAGCCGGGGAATCACTTTCAAAAAAATGAAGCCTGCCCGGATGCTGAATGCCTTACAGCAGAAGATCCAAACAGACTTCCCACCTCTCACAGATGTCACCTTTGAGCTCCGCACAGTCCACGATTCCATGAAAGAATATCTAAGCCCCGCCTTTTATCTCACCCCACCTGTGGATACCGGAACCCCCAATGTGATCTACATAAATCCGGCTGCCAGTTACCAGGGTCTGGAGCTTTTTACCACACTGGCACATGAAGGATTCCCGGGGCATCTTTACCAGACTGTCACCTTCCAGCGCCAAAATTCCTCCAACATCCGAAATCTTCTCTGCACCTCCGGCTTTGCGGAAGGATGGGCCACCTACATTGAACCCTATGCCTACCAGTACGCCGCCGATTATATTCAGGATCCTTCTGCCACAGAGCTTGCCAGGATCTCCTGGCTGAACCGAAGCATCAATTTATGCATGTACTCCCTTCTGGACATTGAGATCCATTACAACGGCTGGACTCAGGCCGAAGCTGCCAGCTTTCTGAAAGCCTTTGGTATCGAAGACAGCGCCGTTGTCTCCGAGATCTACCAGTATATCCTGGAAACCCCGGGAAATTATCTGAAATACTACTGGGGCTACTTAAGCCTTCTGGACTTACGCACTTCCGAACAGAACCGCCTTGGCCAGGACTTTGATCTGAAAGCTTTCCACAGCCAGGTACTGAAGATCGGTGGTGTACAGTTCCCGGTGCTGGAGAAGTATATTGATGCGGAATTGAATTCCATTTTTTATTCCAACCCGGCAAAAAACAATTCATAAAAATCATCCTCACCCTCAAGCATCGGAGAATTCTCTCCACCACCATTGGTACTCCTCTTCATCGCTGCATAAAATTCCTCACCAGCTGCGATCAGATCCATCTCATAAACCGGAACCCCAAGCTCCCGGCACTTCTTACAGAAAGCAGCCAGCGGCTCTTTCTCCCTGCGGGTAGCAAGCAACATCTCCCGAAGCGCCGGGTCCCTGCGGGCCTTTTCCTTCAGATTATCAAGCATCTCCACAACTTCCATCAAACTCAATCCCCCTTCACACAGCTTCTGAACAGCACATCCAGTTCCGGAATCTCCTTTTTCAGAGAAACCAGCTCCCCATTCCTGGTAAAACAATGCTTCGAGGAAGCTTCTGTACAAACCTCACTTCTGGTCACATTAAAAAACTCATAAGCCAGCTCCAGAACCACACCACTGTACTTCTTCACCGAAACTGAAATCTCCACTACATCATCAAAAAGCACCGGCTTCTTATAAGAAACCGAAACCCCTGCAACCGGAGAAACAATTCCCCGCTTCTCCACCTCACCATAACCAAAGCCCAACTCCTTCATGAAATCGATCCGGGCCTCTTCCATCCATTTCACATAATTGGAATGATGGATGATCCCCATCTGATCCGTCTCATGATACTGTGCCTTACGCCTGTAAACACCCATGTCTGTATCCTCTCTTCTGTAAAAATCTGACATTTGCCACCAGTAACAAAATATCTTCTTTATTTCTCACAAACCATACTCTTTATACAACTCCCTGCACGCCTCCGCACTGTCTATTATTCTTCCAATCTCATCCATCCGGCCATCTGCGATCAGACGATTGATCAGCATTCTCACTCGTGCTTCCCCAATGGCCTCACCTTCTGCCTTTCCTTCCGCTTTTCCAATAATTTTCCCACGTGCTTCTCCCAGCTCAAGCAAGCGTTCCGATTCCAGCTGTAAAACCTTTCCACCCATAATTTCATCTACTCCATCATCGTCCGAAAAACATCTTCAAATATAGTATTATTGGTCATTAACACTCCTACTGGTATATACGAATTATACCACACAAACAAAACATGAAAACACCATAAACCAGCTTTTCACAAAATACACAGTAACAAAAATGGAAAACGCTTCAGAATCCAAAGCTCCGGAAATGTCCATACAGACAAAAAGATCTTATAAGATATACCAACCCCATCACTACCAGGCCGACAGCGAAGCGCCTCAGCCCATCCACTCCGTCAGGCCACAAGGAAACTCAGCCTTTCGCCCCAGGCATCCAGCGCAGCTCTGATGCCCCATCCCCTACCGGAAAACCACTCAACCTACCACTCCAAATAAACCTACCGCCCTACCACCCTACCGTCCTGAACCTCACAGCCCGAGCCGGGGATGCTGCCTGGTCTGCCTCTGCAGGAGAGGAGCTGATTCTTGGCTGGCCCCCGACGAAGCCGCAGACCAGGCAGCATCCCCGGCTCAGGCGTACGTTCAATCCCCACCCCCTCTTCCCACCAAAATAAAAATCTGCTATAATACAACCACACAACAAAAAATCAAACAACAAAGTGGCATTCACATTCCACTACACCAAACACTCATGAATGCAATCACCAATCAATCGCATTCAGAATCCAAAGAAAGACAAGGTAAAACATAAATGAAATTTCCACCCAACATCAACATCCCCGACTCCCTCAAAGGAGTCTTCAAAAAAAGCTCCACCCCGGATCCCCTCAGAGAACCCCGGCGCAACCCCAAGGACAACATTCCCCTGAACTTCCGCGAACGCAGCAACGCCCGCGTAAGTCTTATGGCATCCGTCATCGTCCTTGCGATCCTAGTCCTCTTCTTCAATCAGCTGGACTACCGCCTCATCCGCAAACCAGCCATAGACGCACAGAAAAAAGCCGCGGCAGCCAAAACCAAAGCCGATCAGGAAGCAGCCGACACCACTGCCGAAACTACCACCGCCTCCGTCATCGCAGTAGGCGACAACCTCTATCACCAGAGTCTCATCGACGCAGGCGCATCCTCTGACGGCAACTGGAACTACGACAAGATCTACACCCACATCCAGGACGCCATCAAGGACGCAGACATCAAAATGATCGATCAGGAAACCGTCTTCACAACCGACCATGACAGCGTAAGCTCCTACCCATCCTTTGCAACACCCACAGAAGTAGGAGACGCCATTATAAAAGCCGGATTCAACGTAGTAGAATCCGCCAACAACCACATTGATGACTTCGGAGAGGGCTTCCTCACAGACACACTGAACTTCTGGAAAACCAAATATCCGGATGTCACACTTCTGGGAATCCACGATTCCCAGGAAGATGCCGACACCGTAAAGATCCGCGAAATAAACGGTATCAAGATTGCATTTCTGGATTACACCTACGGTACAAACGTAGGCGGCATTGAAGGAAAAGACTACATGATCGACATGATCCGCAAAGACAAGATCACAGCCATGATCCAGAAAGCAAAAAAGCAGGCCGACTGTATCATCTTTGTAGCACACTGGGGTACCGAAGGCGAAACCATGCCAAACGAATATGAAAAACAGTGGGCAGCCTACCTTATGGAGCAAGGCGTAAATGTCATAATCGGCGGACATCCACATGTACTCCAACCATATGGCCGTCTTACTGATGACAAAGGCAATGAAACTGTAGTCTTCTACTCTCTGGGAAATTTCGTATCCACCCAACAGAAGCTGGAAGAACTTCTCGGCGGAATGGCAAAATTCACCATTCAGAAAACCGTACAGAACGGCAAGACCTCAATTGAGATCCTGACTCCTACAGTGGAACCTCTGGTCATGCATTACAACAGCGATGCCGGTGAATTCGGACCATATATGCTTTCCGATTACACAGAAGAACTTGCATCTCAGAATGGTGTACAGTCATACATTGGTTCCGGTGTATTCACTCTTGACAATCTGAAAAAGAAGTTCAACGAGATCATGTCCATGAATGTCACTCCATCCACAGGAACCAACCTCCTGGATGTGACCATTGACACAGACCTGAACATGATCGATGCATCCGGAAATATCGTAGAAGATACCGACTCCATCACAGCAGAAAAATATTACGCAGATAAAGGCATTGACATCACTTCCGAAGACTTTAACTCTGCTGATAATAACTCAGGCAGCACAGACGACTCCTCGGATGACGGTTCCTACGATGATGGTTCCTATGATGACGGTTCCTACGATGATGGTTCCTATGATGATGGTTCCTACGATGACGGTTCCTACGATGACGGTTCTTACGATGATGGTTCTTACGATGATAGCGAAGAATAGTGATAACCTTTCGTGACCAGTCTATACCCTGATTCATAAAATACCGGAGATCCGGCACCTCTGAAGTGAACACTTCAAAGGCACACAGATCTCCGGTATTTTTATTTTATCTTTTATATTTTCTTTCAAAGATTTCACTGTACAGAATATCAGTATGTAAATATACCAACTCCATAAGCTTCCAACGGATATGCAAAAGAAAATTCCCGGTTATCACAATTTTTCTTTTCGGCTTTAAATACCTTGCCCTTCGGAAGAAGCCCCTGCTCATCCATGATCAGTTTGTACTGTTTTTTCTTCGGAACGCCTACACGGTAATCCGGACGTGCTACCGGTGTAAAGTTGCATACTACCAGAATATTATTACGTCTTGTAGGAGATTTTCTCACAAAGCTGAAGATACTTCTGTCGCCATCGTTGGCATTGATCCACTCAAATGCAGATGGATCATTATCTGCACCGTAAAGTGCCGGATATTTGCGGTAGATATGCAGAAGATCACTGACATACTGCTGCAGCTTCTGATGATTTTCCTCGCCAAGAAGATACCAGTCAAGCTCTCTGGCCTCACTCCACTCACGCAGCTGTCCGAAATCCTGTCCCATAAACAGAAGCTTCTTACCCGGATGCCCGAACATAAAAGTATATCCGGCCTTCAGGTTCTTAAATTTATCATCCAGCTCCCCAGGCATCTTCTCCAGCATAGAACACTTCAGATGTACTACCTCATCATGAGACAGGACCAGAACATATTTCTCACTGTATGCATAAGTCATAGAAAATGTCATCTTATTATGATTAAATTTACGGAAATATGGATCCAGCTTCATGTATTCCAGAAAGTCGTTCATCCAGCCCATATTCCACTTCAGGGAGAATCCAAGCCCGTCGTCTTCTGCCTTGCCTGTTACCATCGGCCATGCGGTAGATTCCTCTGCGATCATGACAGTTCCATGATTTCTTCCGAGAACAACGGTATTCAGATGCTTAAAAAATTCAATAGCCTCCAGATTCTTGTTTCCGCCGTATTTATTGGCGACCCACTCACCGTCTTTCTTACCGTAATCCAGGTAGAGCATGGATGCAACCGCATCTACACGAAGACCATCAACGTGGCATTCCTCTACCCAGTAAAGAGCATTTGCGATCAGGAAGTTCTTCACCTCCGGACGTCCGTAATTGTAGATCTTGGTTCCCCAGTCCGGATGCTCACCCTGTCTCGGATCTGCATGCTCATATACAGCAGTTCCGTCAAAGTTAGCCAGTCCGTGTGCATCCTTCGGAAAATGTGCCGGTACCCAGTCAAGAATGATACCGATCTTCTGACGATGGAGATAATCCACCAGATATTTGAAATCCTGCGGTGTTCCGTAGCGGGAAGTCGGTGCGTAATAGCCGGTTACCTGATAGCCCCAGGAACCGTCAAAAGGATGCTCTGCGATACCCATAAGCTCCACATGGGTGTATCCCATTTTTTTGACATACTGGGCAAGCTTCGGCGCCAGTTCTCTGTAGGAATAGAAACCATCCTCATCCTCTGCTGTCTGCGGATGCTTCATCCAGGATCCCGGATGCACCTCATAGATAGACATGGCACTTGTGTCCGGGTCAAAGTTCTCACGATTTTTCATCCAGGTATCATCTTTCCATTTGTAGTTGGTGATATCTGTAATACGAGAGGCGGTTCCGGGACGCATTTCAGCGGC from Blautia sp. SC05B48 encodes:
- a CDS encoding PTS system mannose/fructose/sorbose family transporter subunit IID is translated as MSNLTKSIPADERKMLRKAFWRSFTLYAAVSPAKQGASGFCYSLMPFINKFYKNDEEGKKAALTRSMSYFNTTITCSTFIMGLVASMEKKNSEQKDFDASSINAVKSSLMGPLAGIGDSIFWGVLRVIAAGIAVGLGASGNVLAPIVFLLLFNIPSILVKYYGTFLGYKLGSEYIQKVYASGLMNILTKAASIVGLIMVGGMTASMVTFNSTYELTMKGESVLNLQNMLDQIFIGIVPLGLTLLCYYLLKKKNISITVLIIGVIILSIILSLLGIA
- a CDS encoding PTS mannose/fructose/sorbose/N-acetylgalactosamine transporter subunit IIC; its protein translation is MLNAFLVALAVFICVGGAELIGFTMLNRPIVIGPLVGLLLGDLHTGVIIGASLEAVFMGVVNIGGASAAEPGIATAVGTAFAIMLGKGSEVALTLALPIGILGLQIKTVLYIFIVGMFAKTFDRLAAEGKEKQIVALHYGLWAVNWFLYSLFAFFGILFGSDAVSALLDAIPDVVMNGLTVCGGLLPAVGMAMLMKMLWDNKICMFYFLGFVLAAYLKLPLIALAVIGVIIAISIGMNDYKLNQLAAQRVAASPAGGSDEYLDEEEEEFFS
- a CDS encoding PTS mannose/fructose/sorbose transporter subunit IIAB codes for the protein MKQILIATHGKMASGIRYTAELIVGKMDEITTIDAYVTPEDNVEKKFEEYFAQHENDRIFVFTDLMGGSVNQKLLGYSQKENVTLITGTNLPVLMQVMMADDDVTEEEIQEFIDDAREELQMVDLGGGKKSTSEKNAEEDTAQGIENTAQISEGAASYAKKSAPKKALAPQSYDNSTAKITALRVDDRLIHGQVAMTWTKQLAVQGIVVANDEAANDNTQKMALKMAVPGGIKSLIKPVDEAIRILNNPKASRMRILVLTRTVKDALKIRQSVGEIGFLNVGNTGRFDGIDVSEKLVLTPTIMLTKAEQQALKELVALDPKACMQQVPNDEQKLVKDVLDKLD
- a CDS encoding LacI family DNA-binding transcriptional regulator, whose product is MATIKEIAQRAGVSTTTVSNVIHGKTKKVSPANIQKIENLIREMGYVQKMGLRVLNKEKSQLIAVVINYHKDFKDSIIGDPFYGKIIGFIEKYVQELGYYLMLYSAKDTDKIFQMVMGWDVDGVIAISFSKSNCEKIYQLINKPIVSIDAYGELDAGQENHVLNIGLDDESGGYLMTKYLLECGYEHIQVCAGRDNGVDHLRYMGAQRAAKDFAKKKQKVQFTALGMNYAKRKESYAWLLQRKKPKAALFFLSDLYALEAISFFSSRGVKIPEEIGIAGYDNISYAEFSVPRLTTISQNVEQKASLAVEILMERINGVEKERENEIMLPVTLIPRRSVQPQHEEK
- the trxB gene encoding thioredoxin-disulfide reductase gives rise to the protein MSDIYDLAILGGGPAGITAAIYASRARLNTIWIDKNFAPGGQVTATYEVDNYPGMPGMSGMDLGEAFGEHARKLGLEPQREKILSLENISGEIKTIRTKKHEYQAKALILAFGAEHRKLDIPGEDDLSGLGVSYCATCDGAFYKDRTAVVVGGGNVAAEDAVFLSGLCERVYLVHRRDALRADQALQEKVFACENIEMVWDSVPLEILGQDEVTGLKIRNIKTNEERELTAEGVFIAVGIVPNTTLVKDQLKLDENGYICAGEEGVTSAPGVFAAGDIRTKALRQIVTAVSDGANAVASAQKYLWRKDNGND
- a CDS encoding DUF885 domain-containing protein, with the protein product MSLKIRKNKSPIFITLLLILALLTGLTAGYFSAHGITENGKFEAFSRKVFQNEVSGSTLTLHYTLAHPGKQGIRRKKASLGTIPTDMKNTYQICSQYEKKLKSFRYSRLSTENQLTLDSMLLYYHTEKSLGDNYLLQEPLGPSLGIQAQLPVLLAEYAFYEERDITDYLTLLTTIRPYFRSILEFEKKKSEAGFFMSDTTLDRILAQCSSFIRNPDNSYMLNIFQKKLSEYGKLSVSEQNALILTHQNLMKTEVIPAYQELMTGLEALRGTGKNTRGLTYFKGGKAYYLYLLQSQTGSYVPVKQMEKRLSRQLSDEIGIAGTMLRQNPELLTTLSRGITFKKMKPARMLNALQQKIQTDFPPLTDVTFELRTVHDSMKEYLSPAFYLTPPVDTGTPNVIYINPAASYQGLELFTTLAHEGFPGHLYQTVTFQRQNSSNIRNLLCTSGFAEGWATYIEPYAYQYAADYIQDPSATELARISWLNRSINLCMYSLLDIEIHYNGWTQAEAASFLKAFGIEDSAVVSEIYQYILETPGNYLKYYWGYLSLLDLRTSEQNRLGQDFDLKAFHSQVLKIGGVQFPVLEKYIDAELNSIFYSNPAKNNS
- a CDS encoding acyl-CoA thioesterase — translated: MSDFYRREDTDMGVYRRKAQYHETDQMGIIHHSNYVKWMEEARIDFMKELGFGYGEVEKRGIVSPVAGVSVSYKKPVLFDDVVEISVSVKKYSGVVLELAYEFFNVTRSEVCTEASSKHCFTRNGELVSLKKEIPELDVLFRSCVKGD
- a CDS encoding CapA family protein gives rise to the protein MKFPPNINIPDSLKGVFKKSSTPDPLREPRRNPKDNIPLNFRERSNARVSLMASVIVLAILVLFFNQLDYRLIRKPAIDAQKKAAAAKTKADQEAADTTAETTTASVIAVGDNLYHQSLIDAGASSDGNWNYDKIYTHIQDAIKDADIKMIDQETVFTTDHDSVSSYPSFATPTEVGDAIIKAGFNVVESANNHIDDFGEGFLTDTLNFWKTKYPDVTLLGIHDSQEDADTVKIREINGIKIAFLDYTYGTNVGGIEGKDYMIDMIRKDKITAMIQKAKKQADCIIFVAHWGTEGETMPNEYEKQWAAYLMEQGVNVIIGGHPHVLQPYGRLTDDKGNETVVFYSLGNFVSTQQKLEELLGGMAKFTIQKTVQNGKTSIEILTPTVEPLVMHYNSDAGEFGPYMLSDYTEELASQNGVQSYIGSGVFTLDNLKKKFNEIMSMNVTPSTGTNLLDVTIDTDLNMIDASGNIVEDTDSITAEKYYADKGIDITSEDFNSADNNSGSTDDSSDDGSYDDGSYDDGSYDDGSYDDGSYDDGSYDDGSYDDGSYDDSEE